One window of the Sebastes umbrosus isolate fSebUmb1 chromosome 1, fSebUmb1.pri, whole genome shotgun sequence genome contains the following:
- the fam72a gene encoding protein FAM72A has protein sequence MSTSNANFKNKCVTQVNCIFCDSLLCTRGMKAVLLADTEVELFSTDIPPNRTVDFVASCYSTESCKCKLRDIACLKCGNAVGYHVVAPCKPCLLSCNNGHFWMFNSDAVSTLNRLDATGLNLLLWGDLPELDDSENEESESPSEEECIR, from the exons ATGTCTACATCGAACGCTAATTTCAAAAACAAGTGTGTGACTCAGGTGAACTGCATCTTCTGTGACAGCCTGCTGTGCACGAGAGGCATGAAAGCTGTGCTTCTTGCAGACACCGAGGTTGAGCTCTTTTCCACTGATATACCTCCCAATAG AACTGTTGACTTTGTGGCCAGCTGCTACTCTACTGAAAGCTGCAAATGCAAACTGAGAGACATCGCATGTCTCAAGTG CGGTAATGCTGTGGGCTACCATGTTGTGGCCCCCTGTAAACCCTGCCTGCTCTCCTGTAACAACGGCCATTTCTGGATGTTCAACAGCGATGCTGTATCTACTCTCAACAGACTGGATGCGACAG GTCTGAACCTGCTCCTGTGGGGAGATCTTCCCGAACTGGACGACAGCGAGAACGAAGAATCGGAAAGCCCATCAGAGGAGGAGTGTATCAGGTAG